AGGCATCTACGAGGCTCTGGAGCTCCGAGATGGAGACAAGACTCGCTACAAGGGCAAAGGTGTGAACACTTACAACATGTCTCCCCTGCACCAAGCTCTCTGCCTGTCTCTTATTTTGCATAATggtcctttttcttttgtaacaAAATGGGGACTGACTGACACATATCTCCCTCTGAAGGTGTGACGAAGGCTGTCGCTCACATTAATGACACCCTTGGACCTGCACTCATCCAGTCTGTGAGTAattcagttcagctcagttttGTTTACTGTACATAGCGCCACTTCACAACAACCGTCTCCTCAAAAGGTGCTTTGTGTTGTAAATGAAGCAGTATAATATTACAGAGAGCAAACAGtggggagaagaaaaaaaaaaagaaaagaaaacatgggcAAAGCCACCATGACATCGCGTTTTTTGCCAGAATTGACCTTGTTTCAACCACAGGGTGGAGTGCTAGGTTGTACAGGTGTAAACacatctgctaattagtgctaagtgaCATACTGCgtataaaatactagaattttacTCACCAAATCTAAGCACAAGCATCTTGGATGGGCTGTACTTCACGCCGTCATATTATTTGCCAGATAGccagcagggctaacacagagacagactaccattcacacctttgggcaatttagagacaccagttaacctaaccccgtCCAACTGCATGTctccggagtacccggagaaaacctgCGCAAACacgtggagaacatgcaaactccacacggaAAAGCCAAGGTGaaaatcgaacccagaccttctagctgtgaggcaacagtgctaaccagcacgccaccgtgctgcactCACTTAGCCATATAGACTAAAATTAATTGGGACTGTATATGTTATTTACAAGGCTGAAGttttgaatttaaatttttttggccACTTGAGGCCATTAAAGGAACAGCAGATTTTGAACTTTGGCGTTGGCTGCGTTTTGCTCAGAGGAAACCTCCTGCAGCATTTGGCTCATGGAGCGGCGGCCATCTGTTGCAACCAGTTAGGTTGTgggtaaagaaaaacaatgggCAAAGCGGGAGGGGGGAGATGCAAAGATAAGGCAGATAAGTGCATGGAGAGAGAAGTGTTCAGTGCATCGTGAGAAGTCCCACTGCAGcttgagcctatagcagcataactaagggatacTTAGGGTCATCTAATCCAACCCTAATTataagttttattaaaaaaaaaagaaaaaaaaagggaaaaatgaatTCAATCTTCTGAGCCTTTCTCCTGCTGAAGGAGCCTTcggcctgatagctgaaggctctgcctccctttAGATCtagaggaaccacaagtaagcttGTGCTCTGAGAGCCAAGTGCTTCATTGGGATAATATGGTACAATGAGCTCTTTAATATATGGAGGGGACTCATCACTCAGGCTTTAGTATGTgaggaggattttaaattaaattaaatttacgGGGAGCCACAAAAGAATATCGAGTTTATATTACACAACCTGGTGAACAGCAGAGCaggactgaaattaaaaaaaaaaaaatgtttactgtatgagggacatgttgtttttgtttcaggggATCAGCGTGCTGGAGCAGGAGAAACTGGACAACATGATGATTGAAATGGACGGCACTGACAACAAATGTAAGCCTCGCTCACATCTCATGTGGGGTGATGGTATATATTTGTACTGACACGTTTCCGCACCAGTGAGTGCCGACTGCATGTGTGCGTTATGTTTGTGACTGCCTCTATTTTGCCTCCAGCTAAGTTTGGTGCCAACTCTATTCTGGGAATATCGCTGGCCATATGCAAAGCTGGCGCAGCAGAGAAAGGTGTCCCCCTGTACCGTCACATTGCTGATCTGGCAGGAAACAGAGAGCTGGTCCTCCCAGTTCCTGTGAGTTTTATgctggaatatatatatatatatatatatatatatatatatatatatatatatatatatatatatatatctcaaccAGAAATaaccaaatattttgtttttttttttttttataaatcaatGCTCTCCTTTTAGGCTTTTAATGTGATCAACGGAGGCTCTCATGCCGGGAACCGATTGGCCATGCAGGAATTCATGGTACTTCCAGTGGGTGCAGAGTCTTTCCGTGATGCTCTGCGTGTGGGTGCGGAACTCTACCAGACACTGAGAAGTGTCATCAAGGAGAAGTATGGTCAGGATGCTACAAATGTGGGTGACGAAGGAGGGTTTGCCCCTAACATACAGGAGAACAGTGAAGGTAAGAACAGCAACCACCTGAGAACACTCTCCTTCCGCCTAATCTCCATAACATATATGTTCTTGCTTCTTTTTACAGCTCTGGAGCTGATAAAGACAGCCATAGAGAAGGCGGGCTTCACAGACAAGGTGGTGATAGGGATGGATGTTGCCGCTTCGGAGTTTTTCAGCGAGGGCAAGTATGACCTGGACTTTAAGTCTCCACCAAACGCTGCCCGCAACATCACTGCTGATGAACTGGCCTCCATCTACCAGGGCTTCATTAATAACTACCCAGGTGTGTAATGTGGTGTGCTAGTATATGTGTTCTCTGGGGAACATGATGTGAACAGCTCCTATTCATTAAAAATAAGGGGGATTTATTGATTTCTCTACACACAGTCAGCTTGAATCAAAACATCAGTGCTCCTGCGATGCACTCGCGATATTTCTTTTGTCACGTTTAGAAAGAAATGGGCAAAGaaactgagagaaaaagagagccaGAAAGGGCCTGGTCTCTGCTCCTGACACACAGAGCTGTTAAAGAAGATTTAATTATGTGCTACACTGCAGATTTGGCAAGCAAGGTCCTACTGTGATGTGGCTCCTTACCCTGTAAATGGTGTGCATACTATTTGTGGGCCATGTGGATGTGTGCATCTGTAACTAATATCAGTGGATCTAAAGGCATTAGAACAGTTACTAGTAATTTCAGTGGGGCTTGTGTTTCTCCTATCATGTCGTAATATTTGGCTCATGGAGGAAAATGAtctaacgtgtgtgtgtgcgtgcgtgcgtgcatgcgtgtgtgcgcgcgcgcttCCTCCAGTGGTCTCAATTGAAGATCCTTTTGACCAGGATGACTGGCCTGCATGGTCCCAGTTCACAGCCTCAGTGGGTATCCAGGTAAGATATTGCAAATTGTGTCATTGATATCTAGAATAGATTAGCACATCTCATCCTCAACAGGTAATCCAGTATCCCTCGTCctttaattaaacaaagaaCAGCCAAAATTAATGGTGCAGAAGTAACTTTACTTAGCAGTTTGAGCCAAGCTGTGAAAGGCAAGTTTCTATTGATATTCGTAGCTGAATACTAATACCCAAACCACAAAAGCCCATGTCTCCTTCCTCTAACCTTTTTATGATGCTTATTTGTTCTGGGTGGGGTAGAACTTGAGTTACATACTTGCAGATACAACAAACGTTAATACTGCCTGAATAAGTACACGTGATACTAATTCCTGCGATCTCCAATTCACTTTTTGTGCAGATTGTAGGAGATGATCTGACGGTCACCAACCCACGAAGAATACAACGAGCTGTGGAGGAAAAAGCCTGCAACTGTCTGCTCCTCAAAGTCAACCAGATCGGCTCCGTTACAGAGGCCATAAAAGCGTGAGTTGGCTTTTTGTGTTTCAAGCCGAAAcctgtgtgcgcgcgcacacgcCTGCATTTGAGAGCGTGCATTGCAGTTATACTAATTGTTTCTCCCCCCTGGTTTCGCAGGTGTAAGCTGGCACAGGAGAATGGCTGGGGAGTGATGGTGAGCCATCGCTCAGGAGAAACAGAGGACACTTTTATAGCTGACCTGGTGGTTGGTCTCTGCACTGGACAGGTAACACATGCAACACTGAGAGGTCATGCCCATTTCCTAATTTAGCTGCTTATAGCTGATTGCTGATTGCACTATACATGCTGTAAGCTGTCCTGAGGCAATGCAAAATTAGCAATATGACAACCGTGCAATATGACACTTTGGGACCATGCAAAACATATACCATACAAAACAGTCCTTCCTAATTAATTGAATAAGTTGATCAGTGCATTGATGACAGCTGTCACATATCAGCTAAATATGCAAAATAGTGACAGCAGCTTCATAATGCTGATaatttgcagtttgcttttctcagattttttttttaacattgtacACAAAATAATCTATATATTAAATTTCAAAACACTGGTTAGTTATTGTCTCAGTACAAAGTATTAGTTATAAAATGTGCAACATCTGCTCAGGGAGAGTGTAACCAGGTTATTCTGTTCCCTAAATGCTTCACATGCAGGCAGCCTAAATCTCAAAACAAATAACAATCAAATTATGAGGATTGCAGATCAAAATGACTTCAACCTCAACACTGCACTTACTGGGTTCCCAGTAATACACCTGCAAAGTAGGAACTGGAGTGGATGAACTGTTGTTGACGGGCGAACTGATGGGCAGGCGTGCCAAGATTTGTTAAATTATTAGTAAAAATTCAGCCGCATCTGTAACTGTTGGCATTTTTGTCATCATTCAGATCAAAACTGGAGCTCCCTGTCGATCTGAACGTCTGGCTAAATACAATCAGCTCATGAGGTGGGTATCTGTAGCTTATACTGCATAAATGTATGCCCATACTATGCAAATTAATTCCTCTATAGGACTTAACTACTTTTTATATGTCTCTTGCTCTTTTCTTCATTCTTTTATCTGCTGTCATCTTCCTGCTGTgcatttctcctcctcttcctctcaggaTTGAGGAAGAGCTGGGCGACCAGGCTCGCTTTGCTGGGCACAACTTCCGCAACCCCAGTGCCCTTTAGAGGCGGGTGGGGAGGGGTGCCAGTGATCttagcaaaggaaaaaaaacccacacatatATAAATCCTGTCATATTTCCCTGATTAGTTCTATGTGGTGAGAGGTTTACGTGTATCAGCAAAGCTCTAAACACACAAAGCTAAacttaaaagcattaaaacaaaTTCGTTTTCACATTCTAGCTACACTATATTGATCTAACACTTCAGCGAGTGGTTGAGATGATTGTCTACAGGCAGCTGCAGTGAATCCTAAGCAAAGCctggtggggggaaaaaaaaaatctgagtaaTGAGTCACACTTCTCTCCATGGGCTTGTTAGTTTCTCTCACTTTCCTGAGCCCCCAGACTCTCTCCTTTACACTTGGTGCAGAAGTGTTTTGATCTTTTTTGTGTCCTGttgtttcctcctcttcctcctcctcctgtttaaCAGCTTACTGCAAAGTTGTCTGTTACTTTGTCTGTTGAAGGTGAAGCTTAATAAAGAGATGGATATGTTAACTTGAACCAAAGAACTGGGTGTGTTTCTTTTAAGGAGAAGCTTCACTCTGTCcttgttttcataattttaaaGGTCAGTTTAGTCAGTTATTAAAGAGAACTGGAAAGCTGCATCCCTGTAACTCTGAAATGTTAACACACCAGATGTTGGTATCACAACAGGCGTTTGACATGGCAGCTAAATTCTTAAAGATTATTATCCTACAGGACTTGTGATTATAATTTCAAACTGGCAGGGAAATGAAGGAATCCTTTAAGACAAATTCTGCagggagggatttttttttttttttaaggagtttGTGTCATGGTATTTGTAACTGGAATGACTTATGGATTAGAAGGATGAGTTTAGAGTCCTCTTCTCACCACGGTTTGGATATTCAGACCTCGGCCACACCTCTTTTATGCAGGTAAAAACACTTCTGCAAGGATACACCTGTGCACACTCAATTATAGCTGCTCCTGCAGCCTCCTCTGTCCTCTAGATGCCCTTTAGAAATTGAGTCATCCTTCAACATGACATACTGAGATGGATTTCTGGGTCACAGTCAGGAGGACACTGAAGACAAGGAGATGAGGATGCACAAATTAGTAAAATGAGAAAAGCCCTGTGTCTTTGCCCTCTGTCAGGTCATAGCTTCTCCTTACTGGCCCTCTGTGTTTTGAGATTTATCTTTTTCATCCTTTTGCTTTATCCTGCATTCATTGcgcagaatttattttttttaggctgATAATTAAAACAACTTTGTTTCCCACATATGCAACCTAGTTTTTCTGCCTGTGTTTGGGACAAAGAGTCTCTGATTGGTTTCATTGTTCATGTACAATAAAAGCTAAATGTTGAGGTTGTTTAGCTGATATCTGTCTTGACTTCTATACATACTGCGACTTAAGCAGACACCTGAGAGAAATCCATTAAAATCACATCATTAAATATAATCAGCTGTCAGAGGCAAAGCACCTGCTGAGCTATCACTGTCTGCTTCACAGCAGATATTTTTGACACGACAGGAAAATCACACATTTAACTGGTAACATTAATAAAGGCTGTGTTTGCTTTACATACCCCAGGTCCAAggacttttttattttgtgcctGCAGGGTAAGGGGCAAGGTTATGTAATGAAGCTCCCTCCAtcatttctgcctttttttcaaaaagACCTGCCGAGGAGTGAAAGTTGCCTCAAATGTTAAATTCACAGGCAGGAGTGCaacagctgctattttttttttcttattcatattattcatcttttatataacataaaaatagcctttaaaaactgttttaaaaactcCTATTACAGCAGGATATCACAGAAGGTGCTGACTTTAACTTcatataaagaaaactgaattttttttcccaacttctgcttttttggtttttttttttttactttttttgacaGTACACAAAGATATAGGAAAGACAACTATATATAATAGCTAGATTAATGCAATAAGGTTGTAGAAGTGGAGACACTTGAAGCGTGGGCTAATAAACATGTAAATTATGTGAAGTAGTCTTAATATAGCTATCTTTTGATAAATGTACAATATATGTACAGCACACATGGGGAAAATACAGCCTGATATTAAatggtaaaaagaaaactaaacaaCCCCTACAAAAATGCCTAAATTGCAGCATTATGTGAATGAATCTCAGTTGAATGTCTGATCTGCAACATGTTACAGGTTTCAGCTGATGGCTCTCCTCTGTGATCTCAAAACATTTCAATTGTGCCTGTCACACCTTAATCTTAATAACAGAGCATCATTTGTAAATATCTAACAGTTATGACTCAAGACACAAAAGTAAATCAGAATAGAAAATGAATTTGTGTATAAAATTAGTTCATAAATTGTAAATTGGATCTTTTCATACAAGTCTGTCAAGTGGTAatgaagtttgtttttacttcTGGCTTTCTGATGTAGTTACAattaacagaatataaaataattgtatttgtgcattgttttctttgttaagcGATACTGTCACAAAAGAGCTTAAATAAGGTAGACTAAATATTTTGCTTATTGAAATAAAAATCCCAGTAAGGTAAAACTATTCAGAAGGAAGTttaattaaacagaaaagtaaagTGTGGAGCTCAGTAAGAtaaaatttaataatttttatttatcctACCGTCCTCCTATTTTGTTTATGCCGCTAATTCAATCCTACTTTGTTACAGGTTGCGCGTTAACTTTTTGCTGCCACAATAAAGGAACTGAATATAGCAAAACAGCAAAAGTTTGAGTTCAGTTATTCAGTTTGTGTGACCTTTCACTTACTGTATCTAATCAGTGTGCCCCTTctaggatgaaaaaaaaaaggttaatatAGAGCATGTAATTATTAAATTAGTTGCTTAGGCTCATCTCGTTCTCACAGCAGCGCACATGTGGCTGTGTCCGCGCGTGGCAGCGAATCGGGTATTGCTACACGCACCGATCAGCAGAGGGAGCGCGAGCGGGGCTCGGTTCTTGTCGCGCCCCGGTtgctggtgatgatgatgaaggaaCGCTGGAGCTGCGCAGGCGCACCGCGCACAGTCTCCGGCCGGGTTTCCATGGTTACCACACAATAGGAGACGGGACAGGGGGCTGAGTGAAGGGGAGAGAGGGACGGGAGCGGagaggggaagaggaggaggtctgCAGAGCCGCTTGACTGGGCACACCGCTGCAAGCTTTTCCCCAGACAGACAGGAGCTGCTGGACAGACAGACATATAACAACAGAGAGAGATTTAATTGATCATTTATTAATTGCTTAATTAATACAAACGAGCCGCCTTTGTTAACTCGCTGTCACTGCCTTTAAAATACCTAATAGTCTGTTTTCTCTTTAGTCTACCTTCAGGGGGACCCCTAAGAACAAATAGCATTTCCTCTCGTTGTTTTTCGTCTTCTCTTCCTTCTGCTTCACTGCAAGATAAAACCATAGTTATTCAGTACGAGCCTCTCCATACAGTAAAGGTGACTCTAGAGGGACTAGGCAACAGAGACATAGAGACCCTCCCTCTTGATCCCCTCCCTCTTCAGAGTTTTGGCCCTCTCTCTGcgcctctcttcctctttctccctgcctcagtactccccccccccccccccccccccccccttatgcAAATCAcgccctctcctctctccctttctctcaccCAACGTGCATCCCTCTCTCTGGCTCACCCCTCCGCTGAAAAATTGTGACTGTAAGACCAGAAGAGAGGGGTATTAAAAAAAGTGCAAGTCGTCTTAGAGGAAGAGGGGGAGTAGGTAGGGTGGGAGAGGGGGGGGGcaaaagagaaaagggggcGAAAGGGGGTGGGGAAGAGGCGAGGGTACGCATCAATTTGTACAGTCTTCAGTTGGCACCCCTGTATTTTTCCTACAACGAATAGCAAGAGATTTCCTCTGCATTATTGTTATGGTCGGAGCTCGATGCAATATGAGCCAGCACAAGTCTCTGTTGACAGACGACTGGGCTCTGAGGTGTGCGTGTCAGCGTGCAACATAAAACGACAAAAcagggagagaaaggaaaagagagtgagaggagtGGGAGCACGCATCGCTGGATATTATAGGTAAGGCGAAGGAAAATGGATGCTTATACTTGTGTTTGGAGCTATTCCTGTTGGCCACGCTTGTGCTCTCCCTCCCATTTTCCCCCCTTTGTGCATTAATGATCACCCTGCGTTATGGCTAAATTATGTCCCGGTGAATTAATGTGAACTGAGCGCACGACACGCACCCACATTCCAGCGAGGAAAAGGGAGAGCCGGTGAGAAATGCCATGATTCGCCATTCCATAtcatctgtctttcttttctttttcttttttttttttttttcctttttgttttttttttaagatgtgcAGCGTCTAGAAACAGCACTGCACAGGCATCCATTCTGACCGGGAACATGTATGTGCTGCTGAACACGTCTCTCCCCCGTTGTGGATGGTCTGTAAGGCAGACCACAGAGCAGCTTTGGCCGGTCTCCTCTGCATGTGTATCAATAACATTAGCagcaagaaagaagaaagagtcGTTGCAGTGCCCCGCTCGCTGGTGATGTAAGCAGAGCAACTGCATGCTGCTGCTTTGCATCACATGCAGTGGCCAATTTGTTGATAATGTACGtgctgcatgcatgcatgtgtgtacatatgCGTGGAGAGGGGAACTTGTGGCGTAAATGCAGTTGTTTACTGACCATGGCCAAGGACTTGCCAGTGGACCACAGATAGGCCAGTAGCTGCCACCTGTAACTGagatgcattgtgtgtgtgtgtgtgtgtgtgtgtgtgtgtgtgtgtgtgtgtgtgtgtgtgtgtgtgtgtgtgtgtacagaaacCAACCAGGCAGACTGAATGCTTCTACTCCAGTGGCATGAACTTAGTCGTGTGTGAATTGGGGGactgtgcatacacacatacactacaTCGCCTCTAAATATGCGTAGAGAGTGTGTACAGTGATGAAGACTTTACTCTAAAAACTGAAGTCACTGCAGCACGCTCTAATTAATGCATAGCCATGTGTAGTGAGGCTGTTACAGGCTTTACTtgctttaaataaacacacatacagacatatTTACAGACTACACAGCACAGCTCTGCtaactattcttttttttcctctagcGGTATGCACTATTTATATCCTCATTCAATATACATGAGCCATTTTTTCATCATAGTGGTACATGAATGAATGGATTAGACGGGCCCCTGTGAAGTAGTCGGGCTACATTGTCAATCAGATGGGTAAAAGATCTTGACACTATGCATTTTCCCTAAtgggtggctggctggctggataAATACGCATGTGATTCTGCTGGCCATAACCAGGTCATGTGGGTTAACCACAAGTGGCTGTGGGTTTGGGCTGTTGTTGTGAAGGTGGAAGGAGGGGGGTGTGGCCGCATATTCCCAAGATGTTTTGCTGGAGTTTTTCTGCAGACTGCGATCCGAAGTGAAGTCTACCAATCGGCACCGTTTCTGCTCTGCATGTATTATCAGTCACAGTGGGTTAACCTATTGTGCTGCTAGGTTTTGGGTGAAAACAAGAGTGCAGAGAGCAGGCTGTTGTGAGCCCAGTGGAAAGCAGTTGTGCCGATACAGTGAGAAGCATGCTGGGAATTTAAATGTTGTAACTGTGCTTTTGCAGTTGTAAACTCAGATGTTTTCATAATGCCACAAATTCTTGAACGCTGCACTCAGCTATGATACTAAATGCTGCCATCATTTCAAGAACTTGTGCTATGCACAGCCTTGTATTCTCATTGGGTTTCCCATGCCTTCTTTGTTTATGCTTCTTCACAGGTTTCGGTAGCTCTCGTCGTGTAGTACAGCCCTATCAGTAAGCAGCTGGAACCAGTTCAGTCCCTGCAATGGCTTGTGTTGTAAAATGGATGTTATAaagaagaaataatgaaaacaaggaCACACAAAGAATCGGTAGGCATAAGGCCTGTGTCTGCTTTTCACAATGATGCCAGGGATTGTGTACCTGCCTAACTCTTGATTACTGCTTCGAGATCATAATTACTTCAATATGTGATCAAATTTCAAAGCAGCCTGAGTAACTAAGAAGTAAATTATTTATATGGTTGCAAGAG
This window of the Archocentrus centrarchus isolate MPI-CPG fArcCen1 chromosome 16, fArcCen1, whole genome shotgun sequence genome carries:
- the LOC115794502 gene encoding gamma-enolase; its protein translation is MSIANIVAREILDSRGNPTVEVDLHTDKGLFRAAVPSGASTGIYEALELRDGDKTRYKGKGVTKAVAHINDTLGPALIQSGISVLEQEKLDNMMIEMDGTDNKSKFGANSILGISLAICKAGAAEKGVPLYRHIADLAGNRELVLPVPAFNVINGGSHAGNRLAMQEFMVLPVGAESFRDALRVGAELYQTLRSVIKEKYGQDATNVGDEGGFAPNIQENSEALELIKTAIEKAGFTDKVVIGMDVAASEFFSEGKYDLDFKSPPNAARNITADELASIYQGFINNYPVVSIEDPFDQDDWPAWSQFTASVGIQIVGDDLTVTNPRRIQRAVEEKACNCLLLKVNQIGSVTEAIKACKLAQENGWGVMVSHRSGETEDTFIADLVVGLCTGQIKTGAPCRSERLAKYNQLMRIEEELGDQARFAGHNFRNPSAL